Below is a genomic region from Candidatus Cloacimonadota bacterium.
TTGAGAGGATAAAGCATAAAATAATTATTCTCAGTGGAAAGGGTGGAGTTGGTAAAAGCACAGTGGCTGTAAATTTAGCTTATAGCTTAGCAGAAAAAGGGAAAAAAGTAGGCATTCTTGATGTAGATATTCACGGAC
It encodes:
- a CDS encoding P-loop NTPase produces the protein MQKNNEVEKEKQERYLKENIERIKHKIIILSGKGGVGKSTVAVNLAYSLAEKGKKVGILDVDIHG